One genomic region from Bactrocera tryoni isolate S06 chromosome 3, CSIRO_BtryS06_freeze2, whole genome shotgun sequence encodes:
- the LOC120770394 gene encoding phosphoenolpyruvate carboxykinase [GTP]-like yields MPEIIEQPKQVPFGNCSVPQQNKNQQTNFGLYSHIRGTNVSYGNVSNLTPAVKIFVEESVALCQPDQVHICDGSDIENKILLKLMLDDGTIIPLPKYENCWLARTNPADVARVEARTFICTEQKNESVPTPIEGVKGTLGNWISPSSFDQAIQERFPGCMKGRTMYVVPFSMGPLGSPLSKIGIEVTDSPYVVASMRIMARMGAPVLEQLKKQEEFVRALHSVGNPSNGVIEYSSWPCDPERTIILHKPAKNLIVSYGSGYGGNSLLGKKCFALRIGSTIAKREGWLAEHMLILGITDPKGEKKYITAAFPSACGKTNLAMLNPSLAGYKVECVGDDIAWMKFDSEGVLRAINPENGFFGVAPGTSVETNPIAMATIFKNTIFTNVAYTSDGGVYWEGMESSLAPGVQITDWHGKPWTKDSGEPAAHPNSRFCTPAAQCPIIDTHWENPQGVPISAILFGGRRPEGVPLIYESRSWAHGVFVGAAMRSESTAAAEHKGKVIMHDPFAMRPFFGYNFGHYVQHWLSMENRGNVPKIFHVNWFRKGSNGKFIWPGYGENSRVLEWILRRCSGEQCYADVAIGRIPAEGDLNLESMKVNIDYKELFSLPKEFWLEEVSEIRNYFESQVGSDLPEDIYNELNQLKEHVAQI; encoded by the exons atgccTGAGATTATTGAACAACCCAAACAAGT acCTTTTGGAAACTGCTCAGTACCTCAACAAAACAAGAACCAGCAAACCAACTTTGGCTTATATAGTCATATACGTGGTACCAATGTTTCTTACGGCAATGTATCCAATTTGACACCCGCTGTCAAAATCTTTGTTGAGGAGTCAGTAGCTCTTTGCCAACCCGATCAAGTGCACATTTGTGATGGATCcgatattgaaaacaaaatattgctgaaattGATGTTGGACGATGGAACCATTATACCTCTTCCTAAATACGAAAATTGTTGGTTAGCTCGCACGAATCCTGCAGATGTTGCACGTGTAGAAGCTCGTACATTTATATGCACTGAGCAAAAGAATGAAAGCGTTCCTACACCAATAGAAGGTGTAAAGGGTACTCTAGGTAATTGGATTTCTCCATCAAGCTTCGATCAAGCAATTCAAGAGCGTTTTCCTGGCTGCATGAAAGGACGTACAATGTACGTTGTTCCATTTAGTATGGGTCCATTGGGTTCACCACTCTCAAAAATTGGAATCGAAGTCACCGATTCACCATATGTCGTTGCTTCTATGCGCATCATGGCCCGCATGGGTGCACCAGTCCTAGAGCAATTGAAAAAGCAAGAGGAGTTTGTACGTGCTTTACATTCAGTTGGtaatccttccaacggagttaTTGAATACTCTTCATGGCCGTGTGATCCAGAGCGTACTATTATTTTGCATAAACCTGCTAAGAATTTAATAGTTTCTTACGGTTCGGGTTATGGAGGTAATTCCCTTCTTGGcaaaaaatgttttgcattgCGTATTGGTAGCACCATAGCTAAACGTGAAGGTTGGTTGGCGGAACATATGCTTATTTTGGGCATTACCGACCCGAAAGGAGAGAAGAAATACATTACCGCGGCATTCCCTTCAGCTTGCGGTAAAACTAACTTGGCTATGTTGAATCCATCTCTAGCCGGATACAAAGTGGAATGTGTTGGTGACGATATCGCATGGATGAAATTCGACAGTGAAGGAGTTTTACGTGCTATAAACCCCGAAAATGGTTTCTTTGGTGTTGCTCCCGGTACTTCTGTAGAAACTAATCCAATCGCCATggctacaatttttaaaaatacgaTTTTTACCAATGTGGCCTATACCTCAGATGGTGGTGTTTACTGGGAAGGTATGGAGAGCAGCTTGGCTCCAGGTGTCCAAATTACTGATTGGCATGGCAAACCTTGGACTAAGGATTCAGGCGAGCCAGCCGCACATCCTAACTCTCGTTTTTGTACACCAGCTGCCCAATGTCCCATTATTGATACCCATTGGGAGAATCCACAAGGCGTTCCAATCAGTGCAATTTTGTTTGGCGGGAGACGACCAGAAGGAGTACCCTTAATATATGAGTCACGCAGCTGGGCTCATGGAGTGTTTGTTGGTGCAGCAATGCGCAGTGAATCAACAGCTGCTGCTGAACATAAGGGCAAAGTAATAATGCACGATCCTTTCGCTATGCGTCCATTTTTTGGTTATAATTTTGGCCACTACGTCCAACATTGGTTGAGTATGGAAAACCGTGGAAACGTTCCCAAAATTTTTCATGTCAACTGGTTCCGCAAAGGCTCGAATGGAAAATTCATTTGGCCTGGATATGGTGAGAATTCACGAGTTTTGGAATGGATTTTGCGTCGGTGCAGTGGAGAGCAATGTTATGCTGATGTTGCTATAGGTAGAATACCAGCCGAGGGGGATCTTAATTTGGAAAGCATGAAGGTCAACATCGATTACAAAGAACTATTCTCTTTGCCAAAGGAGTTCTGGTTGGAAGAGGTATCGGAAATTCGTAACTACTTTGAATCTCAAGTAGGATCCGACTTGCCTGAAGATATTTATAACGAATTAAACCAACTTAAAGAACACGTTgcgcaaatttaa
- the LOC120770005 gene encoding phosphoenolpyruvate carboxykinase [GTP]-like: MLINNVFKLMSSSWKLLNTPKVFYLISPVASRRALSVQYGNYGLLTAGAKAYLNKCVHLCQPDHIHICDGSEDESKVLQELMLKQGTITPLKKYNNCWLARTNPADVARVESKTFICTDRKEQAVPVTPISTVGALGNWISQADMEQAVQERFPQCMRGRTMYVIPFSMGPVGSQLSKIGIEVTDSPYVVESMKIMTRVGNQVLEKLQSKGNEFVKCLHSVGTPKDGIITVPSWPCDPERTIILHKPDTNEILSYGSGYGGNSLLGKKCFALRIGSTIAKREGWLAEHMLILGITNPKGKKIYIAAAFPSACGKTNLAMMTPTLPGYKVECVGDDIAWMKFDSEGVLRAINPENGFFGVAPGTSMSTNPIAMKTIFNNTIFTNVASTSDCGVYWEGMEETNINNVIVTDWMGKLWSNQSDKPAAHPNSRFCTPAIQCPIIDPSWEDPQGVPISAILFGGRRPKGVPLVYEARSWAHGVFIGAAMRSEATAAAEHKEKVIMHDPFAMRPFFGYNFGDYLKHWLSMEKRGRVPKVFHVNWFRKSTDGKFLWPGFGDNCRVLDWIFRRVHEDSCFVDSPIGYLPSEGGLNITGLQPTVNLNELFDVPIGFWQKEVNEIEQYFKMQVGEFLPKSISQQLNELKKRLNK; this comes from the coding sequence ctGGAAGCTATTAAACACACCAAAAGTGTTCTACTTAATTTCGCCCGTTGCCTCAAGACGTGCATTGTCTGTGCAGTATGGCAATTACGGTCTTCTCACAGCTGGTGCCAAAGCTTACTTGAATAAATGCGTTCATTTATGTCAACCagatcacatacatatatgtgatggAAGTGAAGATGAGAGCAAGGTATTGCAAGAATTGATGCTGAAGCAGGGGACCATAACTCCGCTTAAGAAATACAATAACTGCTGGCTTGCCCGAACTAATCCGGCAGACGTTGCTCGCGTTGAATCCAAAACGTTTATATGTACTGATCGCAAGGAACAAGCTGTACCCGTCACTCCAATTTCTACCGTTGGCGCACTTGGCAACTGGATTTCGCAAGCTGATATGGAGCAAGCTGTTCAAGAGAGGTTTCCTCAGTGTATGAGAGGCCGAACAATGTATGTGATTCCATTTTCAATGGGCCCTGTGGGATCTCAGCTATCAAAGATTGGCATTGAAGTTACCGATTCCCCTTATGTTGTAGAATCAATGAAGATTATGACTCGTGTTGGAAATCAAGTCctagaaaaattacaaagcaaGGGTAATGAGTTTGTGAAATGTTTACATTCAGTGGGTACCCCGAAAGACGGAATAATTACGGTACCTTCTTGGCCATGTGATCCTGAACGCACAATCATTCTTCATAAGCCTGATACCAACGAGATCTTGTCTTATGGGTCCGGATATGGTGGTAATTCTTTACTAGGTAAAAAGTGCTTTGCATTGCGTATTGGTAGCACTATTGCGAAACGCGAAGGTTGGTTGGCCGAACATATGCTTATATTAGGTATCACGAATCCGAAGGGCAAAAAGATATATATCGCAGCTGCGTTTCCATCAGCTTGTGGTAAAACAAATCTAGCTATGATGACTCCAACACTGCCAGGTTACAAAGTGGAGTGTGTCGGTGATGATATAGCCTGGATGAAATTCGATAGCGAAGGTGTGCTGCGAGCAATAAATCCCGAAAATGGCTTCTTTGGGGTTGCCCCAGGTACTTCCATGTCAACAAATCCTATTGCAATGAAGACCATTTTTAATAACACTATTTTTACAAATGTGGCATCTACTTCGGACTGTGGGGTTTACTGGGAGGGAATGGAAGAgacaaatattaataatgttATAGTAACCGATTGGATGGGTAAGCTATGGTCTAACCAATCCGATAAACCAGCAGCGCATCCAAATTCTCGTTTTTGTACACCCGCTATTCAGTGCCCCATTATTGATCCATCCTGGGAAGATCCACAAGGTGTACCTATAAGCGCAATCCTATTCGGTGGTCGTCGCCCAAAAGGTGTTCCACTAGTATACGAGGCCCGTAGTTGGGCACACGGTGTATTCATAGGTGCAGCAATGCGCAGTGAAGCCACAGCAGCCGCCGAGCataaagaaaaagtaataatgCATGATCCATTTGCAATGCGTCCTTTCTTTGGTTACAACTTTGGGGATTATCTCAAGCACTGGCTGAGTATGGAAAAAAGAGGAAGAGTACCGAAAGTTTTTCATGTTAACTGGTTTCGTAAAAGTACagatggaaaatttttatggCCAGGTTTTGGTGATAACTGTCGTGTTTTGGACTGGATTTTCAGACGTGTGCATGAGGATAGTTGCTTTGTAGACAGTCCTATTGGTTATTTGCCTAGCGAAGGTGGGCTGAATATAACAGGACTACAACCAACAGTCAACCTAAATGAACTTTTTGACGTACCTATTGGCTTCTGGCAAAAAGAAGTCAATGAAATTGAACAGTACTTTAAAATGCAAGTAGGTGAGTTTCTACCAAAATCAATATCCCAGCAATTGAATGAATTAAAGAAGCGCTTAAATAAATGA